In Caldilineales bacterium, the sequence GGCAAAATGGCCTTCCGCCAGTTGCGGCAGGACGAACAGGGCGTTGCCGGCGATCAGTTCCTGGCGGCTGGGCGACGGCGGATCGACCTGCAACCGGCTCACATCGTGGATGATCCTGGTCAGCGCCTCCAGAAGACCCTGCTTGACGGTTGGCAGTGGCCCTTTGTGGATGGCCGTAGAGGGCGTGTTGCCGTTGGCCGAGCGGCGCTCGGCGTTGCGGCGGACTTTGGCAGCGCGCTCGTCCCAGCGCAAATACTGGCCGTCCTTGCGCGTATAGCTCACGCTCTCCAACAGGCTCATCAGCAGCATCCTGGCAAGCACCCTGGCATCTTCGCTCAGATCCAGGCGCTCGAACCAGCGCCTGTAATTCATAATCTCGCGCTCGGTTTCCTCTGGAAAGGCGCTCTCGGTGATAGCCAGATGCGGGAAAGGCTCGCCGGCCTCGGGCGGCTCACTGGTCTCGATCAGGGTGCGCAGGCGGCGCAGTTCATCCAGATCGTAAGCGAAGACGCGCGCTTTGGCTTCCCAGGCCAGATGACAGTGCGGCAGTAGCTCGACGCCGGTGGCATCGACGCCGAGCATCTTCGCCTCCAAAAGCGTCGTGCAGGAGCCGGCAAAGGGATCGAGGACGGCGTCGCCCGGCCCCACGCCCAATTCCACCAACAGCAGTTCCACCAGATCGGCCGAGAAACCCTCGCGGTACTTCATCCAGCCGTGCAGGGCCTCGGTTTTGTTGGCCTGGAAGCTGACGAGCTTGCGGTTGAACCGATCTGTTTCCTCGAATAGAGCGGTGTAGCGCGCCTCCAATGCCTGCCGCTCTTTGTCCGGGCAAACGCCGCCATGCGAGAAGGCGCTATGGGCGATGTTCTCGCGGCTGGTCGTGGCTTCAGAGAAGAGGGCGAGTTGCTGCATCGTGGGGAGGGCAAAGCACGATCAGCCGGGCAACAACCCCGCGCTCGCCTCGATCACCGGCAGGTTTTCATCGGCGAAGCGGGGCTGGAAGCGACGGATGGCCTCGGAGAGGGCGGCGATGGGGAAGAGGTCGAGGGCGCGCAGGGCGGCGGCGGTGACGATGAGCGACTTATTGGTGCGGGTGATGCGAACACCGCCTGCCTGCGGGGCGACGATGACCTTGCGGGCGTTGGTGGGCACGTTGGCGAATTCGTCGGTCGTGATCAGGACATCATCCGGGGTCATGGCCTTCAGATGATGGCGCACCTTGCCCAGACCGTCCTCTGAGAGCAGGATCAGGGCGTCGGGCTTGTCGATGCCGGTGTAGCGGATCTCCTCCGGGCTGAAGATGATCTCGCTGACGCTGTGACCGGATTTGACTGTGGTCGGGTAATCGTCGGCCTGCGTCACCCACAGGCCCGACAGCACGCCCGCATAGCCCACCGCCTGCGCCGCCGAGCGCACCTTTGCGCCTGCCGACCCGGCCATCACCAGATGGAATTTGTGGTCGAGCCTGGGGCTGAAGACCGGCTCGATCCCGCGCACGGGCAGCGTCGCCTGCCCGAACGTCTTCTGACCCTGGTTGCGCATGGCTTTGGCGTATTCCTTCACCTCCAACTGCTGGACCAGCCCCGCCTCCATGCCGATGGCGCCCATCGTCCCCATCATCTCCTTGCGCCCGAAGTCATTGTTGACGACGAAATAGGCCGTGCACAGCTCCCAAATATCCATCAAAGCGAAGCCGTCGTAGCTGATGGCCTCGGCGATACGGTCGGGCAGGTCTTTGTCGAAGGATGTCCCGCGGTAGACATTGCCGCCGCCGTTTACCGCCACCGAGGCGCAGATGTCCAGCGGGCTTTCTAGATTGCCGGCGCGGGTGCTGGCCGTGATCATCCCGGCGGGCGTCGTCACCGAATGCTCGCCGCCGGTCATGCCGAAGTTGAAGTTGTTGAAGACCAGCACGGTGACGCCGATATTGCGGCGGGCGGCGTTGATCAGATGCGTGCCGCCGATGCCGGTGCCGCCATCGCCCATCATGACGATGACCTTGAGCTCGGGATTGGCCAGTTTGATGCCGGTGGCATAGGCCACACTGCGGCCGTGCAGCCCATGAAAGGCATTGGCCACGAAATACTGGTCGCTCAGACCCACGCAGCCGATGTCCGTGACCAGCACCGTTTGCCGGGGGTCGAGCTGCAGCTGGGTCAGGGCGGCGTTGATCTGGTCGAGGATGAGCGTATGCCCACAGCCGGGGCAGAAGGGATAAGACCGCTCGTTCCGATAGGTTTCGATTGGTTTCAGCGCGAGTTCGTTTGCAATTGCCATAGTTCCTCCGGGGAAATGGAGATTGGTTATTGGAGATTGGTTATTGGAGATTGGTTATTGGAGATTGGTTATTAGAGATTGGTTATTGGAGATTGGTTATTTCGCAATCTCTAATCTCTAATCTCCAATCTCTACTAGCCAATAACCTCCAAAAACTGCTCCGGCGTGATCAAATTCCCATCCACGCGCTGGATCGAGACGATGTCGGGCGGGGCGAGGCGGTGGAGGGCGGCGTGGCGGTAGAGCAGCAGTTCGATCTCGCGCCCATACTGGCCGTGGTTCAACTCGCCGATGACGATGCGGCTGTGCCCCGCCGCCGCCTGCATGATCAGATTTTCTGGCACCGGCCAGAGGGTGTGCAGGGTCAGGTCGCTGACGGGATGGCCGGCGCTGCGGCTGCGGTCGGCGGCCTCGCGCATGGCCCGCGCCGTGGTGCCGTAGGCAATGAACAGCGTCTTTGCTTCGGGATGGCGGTTGAGCAGCCCGAATTCCATCTCTGCCCGATGCTGGTCGATCTTCGCCCGCAGATGCTCGTTCAAGCGCCCCACTTTGACCGGGTCTTTGGTCAGGATGCCGTGTTCGTCGTGGCTGGAGCCGGTGTAACGGGTGATGTGCGGGCCGCCGTAGGGACTGGTGGGAGGCGTGGCATCGAGCGGCTCGAAAGCGTAGGGCAGGTAGGTTTCTTCGGGGCGGAGGCGCGGGTCGGGCTGGCCGGTGGCGGCGTCGATGCGGGCGCCAGAGCCGTTGCCGCCGGTCGGGCCGGTAGGAACGGTGGGGCGCTGGCCGACGGGCGCATCCACATAGTCGGCGACATCCACCGTGGACATCGACATGATCAGTTCTTTGTCGGGCAGGAGGAAAACGGGCGTGCGGAAGCGTTCGGCCAGGTCGAAGGCCGTCTGCACCAGGGTGTAGCATTCGGGCACCGACGAGGGGGCGAGGGCGATGATGGGATAGCCGCCGCTCGTCCCCCAGCGCACGAACTGCACATCGCCCTGGGCCACGGTGGTGGCCCCGCCGGTGGCGGGCCCCATGCGCATGACATCGACGATGACCAGGGGCGTCTCGCCCATGATGGCCAGACCGATGTTTTCGGAATAGAGCGAGATGCCGGGGCCGGCGGTGGCGGTAAGGGGGCGGGCGCCGGTCATGGCGGCGCCGATGCACATGCTGAGGGCGCTGATCTCGTCCTCGGCCTGGATGCCAACCCCGCCCACTTTGGGTAGCTCGCGCAGCATGTGCAGGAGGATGGGAGTCGCCGGGCTGATGGGATAGCCGGCGAAGAAGTTGCAGCCGGCGCGCAGGGCGCCGCGGGCGATGGCGGTGGCGCCGTCGACATATTCACGAGGCATGTGAGAAGACTGCTCCGTTGCAGAGAATCAACCGCCTGGCCGCAGGGCCTCGATGAGTCCGAAGCCGCACGGCCAGGCAGGTGGATGGGTGTGGGAATGAGGGGACGATCATGATGGTTCGTATGCCGCCCCATACGCTTTCTACGATGTACTATAGATGGCTAGCCAAAGAAATGATACTCGGTCCTGAAACGTGATGCGTGATGCGTGAAAATCGCCGACGTTTTCTCACGTTTCACGGTTTACGACCTTCATAACAAATCAACCTAGCGGTCAATAGATCGACGTCTCTTCTTCTGGTTCGACGACATCGATCCCGGCGTCGCGCAGCAACTGAGCGCGACGGCTATGGATGGAGGCGACAGCGAGGATGATGCGCGTGGGTTCGACCCCAGTTTTTGCCGTGTACAGCTTGCGTTTGCGCTTGAGGCGCTCCAACATATCACTGCCGGCGCTGGCTGCGATTTCGACCAGAATGTGTTGCCCGTCGCAGATGACGATATCGAACTGTTCGCCATCGAGCACCCGGCTTTGCACCTGGACGCCGAACGACTTTCCCAGCAATTCCTGGATCGTCTGTCGAAACAGGCTTTCGTTACGGATGCCCCAGCGCGACCCGAGCCGGTCGATGGCCTTGTGCAAGTCCGCAAATCCAGCTTCCATGCGCGACTCTAACTTATCGAAGCGTTGATCGACTTGCTCGAACCGCCGATCGATTTGCTCGAAGCGTTGATCGACCTGCTCGAACCGCCGATCGACTTGCTCGAACCGCTGGTCGATTTGATCGAAGCGATCCTTTGTCTCGACGCGAAACTCCTGCAGTTCGGCGCGGAGTTCGGCGACCTCTTCTTTGCGGGCAAACGCCTTCAGAAAGGCCAGATAAAGACGCGGCTCCAGCTGCGGATACGCATCGAGAAGGCTTGGAAGTTGATACTCGAACAGTTCTATGACTTCTTCGTTGGTTAGGTGCGGCATACGCACCTCCTGTCGGTCGATAGATAAGTCGATCACGGCGTCCATGATGTAGATCATACCCCAAGTTCCGACTTCTGACTAGAATGAAGCTATCCATTCCTCACCTGACGCAGGACGATAGCGTTTCGTCCTTCGTCTGTCGTCCATCGTCTATCGGAGGCCCCCCATGAAAGAGAACCACGCCGCCAACGGCGAAATCCGCCTGGAACTCACCCCCGACGAGCAGGAAATGGTCGGGCTATTGCAGGAGGAGATGGGGCTTCCCGACGAGGAAGCCGTGATGAAGCTGCTGGTGCGGCAGGCCGTTCAGCGCGTGGCCATCACCTGCCCTAGCTGCGGGCACTACGCCCGGCTGAGCGAGGAAGACCAGGCCGAGTGCCGCTCCTGTCTCTCGGTCATCACCCTGAGCGAAGGCATTTGGGAGGCCAGCCGTCCGGCCCCAGCCTGATCCTGCAACCGCGGTAAACGCAAGGCGCTGCTGGCTTCGCCCCTCACTCCCGCTTCTTCCCCACCACCTGGGCGATGGTGATGATCGTGATCGCCGTCCACAGGATCGACCAAAGGGCCACCAACATCCCCAGCGCACCCAACAGCGTCTCATTGTTGATGGGGTGGTAGGTAACCCCCTCGCGGGTGACGTGCAGATAGCCGCGCGGCGAAGCGATCCCACCGGCGCCGCCCCCGCCCCCGCTTCCCTTGTCCTCGTCCTGCGCCTCGCCAAAACCATAGCCGAAGCCATAACTCAGGCTGGCCACGGGGACGATGGTCGTGTAGCCTTCGGTCGTCGGTTGGCCGAAAACGCTATCGACGGTGAGTTTCTCCAGCATGTGCTCGATGGGGTCGAACGACTTTTCGACAAGATTCTCCATGATCGGTCTCTCATGAGGGGTGAGGTGTGATGCGCGTGGCGTTCGGAAGGGTCCCGCTCAGGTGCGAAACGGCGCATGTTATACGCCGCGGCGCCGTCCCCACCAGCGCGCCAGCAAGATCATCACCGCTGATACAGCAGCAATGGCCCCGGCCCCGGTGAGCATCCCGCGCACAGCCTGGGCCGTCGTGTTCGTCAGGGGGACGGTCGATTCGGCGCCATCCGGGGCGGTGATGCGCACCTCGGTCGGGATCAGGCGCACGAACGCGCCCAGGCCCCCGCCGCCGGGCGCGCCCCACTCCCATCCCTGCAACCGGGCGGCTGGCGTGAGCGAGAAACCCTGGACGGAGGTGGGCCGGCCGGTGAGGGTGCGGTCGAGCGGGAGGGCGGTGGGGTCAGGCATGGGGCACTTTGCGCCAAGTGTAGTGCAGATGAAGGCTACGGGCAAAGGCGGGCCGGGCCGGATAGAACAAGCCCCGCCCGCTGCCGTTCGCTACCGGGCCTGCGGCAGGGCGAAGTAGAAGACCGAACCTTTTCCCGGCTCGCTTTGCAGCCAGACCTCGCCGCCGTGGGCTTCGACGATGGCTTTGACCAGGAACAAACCCAACCCAACCCCCGGTGTACTCCGGCGCAGGCTGGAATCGCCGCGGTAGAAACGCTCGAACACGCTTTCCTGCTCCTCCGCCGGGATGCCGATGCCCGTATCGGCCACATAGCTGATCACCCGGCCATCCTCGCTCCATCCCCCCACCCGGATCAGGCCGCCGCCGGGCGAATACTTGATCGCATTGCTGAGCAGATTGTCATACACCTGGCGGAGGCGCCGGTCTTCGGCCCACACCCAGGGCAGGTCGGGCGGGAAATCTAGCTCGAAACGATGGCGGTCGGTTTGGGTGCGAAAACGCTCGATGGCGACGCCGGCCACCCGCGCCAGGTTCACCTCAGCGACTTCCAGCTTGAGGGCGCCGGCCTGGATGCGCGAGGCATCGAGCAGGTTGTTGATCAGATCGTTGAGCCGGTTGCTTTCTTCTTCGATGATGCGCCCGCTCTCGCGCACCATCTCCGGCTCCAGCGGGGCATCGTCGCGGGTCAGGGTGCTGGCATAGCCCTTGATCAGGCTGACGGGCGTCTTCAGCTCGTGCGAGATCACCGAAATGAAGGTGGATTTCAGTTCCTCGGCCTCGCGAAAGCGGGTGATGTCGTTGAGGGTGGCGATAATGTTGAGCAGGTTGCCGTTGCGGTCGAAAATCGGCGAGTAGGTGATCCCGACCGTGATCCGTTTTCGACCCGGCCGCACGATGTCACCCTCGCCATACCACAGGCCGGTGGGCGGCGGCAAGACCTCGTCGCTCAGGCAGAGGTGGTCGCCAGTGGCGTTTTGCAGGCGCAGGATTTCGGCGCAGGTCTTGCCCCTGGCCTCGTCTGGGGCGAGATCGACCAGCCGGGACAAGGCGCGGTTGATCACCGTCACCCGCAGGTCGGGATCGAGCATCATCACGCCGTTGGGGCTATTTTCGATGATCGTCTCCACGCGCGCCTTTTCCTGCCGCAACTGGTCGACCTGGCGGGCGTTGCGCACGGCAATGGCGGCCTGGTCGGCAAAATCGCGCAACAGGGAACGGTCGCCAGCGGTAAAAGCAGCGGAGCCGGTGCGGAAAAGGAAGATGCCGCCCAGGATGCGCTCGCCCTCCACCACCAGCGGCAAGGCTACCACCTGCTCCAGGGGCCGTTGTGATGCTTCGGCAATGAGGCTGAGTTGTCGTCGCAACTCGGTCTCATTCCAGAAACCCTGTTCGGGGCTTTTTTGGGCCAGATAGGGCGCCAGGGCGTTGAACACCTGCGAGGGCAGGCCGTAGCCGGTGGTCAGGCGCAAGGCCCCGGCGGGCGTGGCCAGGGCGATGTAGCCCACCTCGGCCGTGGTCATCTCGGCGGCGTAGCCCAGGATGGTGCGCAGCAGCGAAGGCAGGTCGAGCCGGGAAGCAAGGGCGCGGCTGATCTCCAACAGGGCCTCGAGCTGGCGTTGGCGGTAGCTGGAAAAAAGCGACAGACTCATCGTGCCGTTTCAGGTCGCCATCGGCAGCTTGATCCCCGACTGCCGGGCGAACGCGACCGCTTCCGGGTAGCCGGCGTCGGCGTGGCGCACCACCCCCAGGCCGGGGTCGGTGGTCAGCACCCGCTGCAAGCGACGGGCAGCGGCGGGTGTGCCATCGGCGACGATGACCTGGCCGGCGTGCTGGCTGTAACCCATGCCCACCCCGCCGCCGTGATGAAAACTCACCCAGGTGGCCCCGCCCACGGCGTTGATCAGGGCATTGAGGATCGGCCAGTCGCTGACCGCATCCGAGCCATCCAACATGCCCTCGGTCTCGCGGTTGGGGCTGGCCACCGAGCCGGCGTCGAGATGGTCGCGACCGATGGCAATGGGCGCGCTGACCTCGCCGGCGGCCACCAGATCGTTGAACAACAGCCCCGCCTGCGCCCGCTCGCCATAGCCCAGCCAGCAGATGCGCGAGGGCAGCCCCTGGAACCTGACCTTTTTCTGGGCCATGCGGAGCCAACGGGCCAGGGCGGCATCGGTGGGAAAGAGATCGAGGATGGCCTCATCGGTGCGGTAGATATCGGCGGGGTCGCCCGAAAGCGCCACCCAGCGGAACGGCCCCTTGCCCAGGCAGAAAAGCGGCCGGATGTAGGCGGGGACGAAGCCGGGATAGCTGAAGGCGTCTTCGACGCCGAAATCAAAGGCCATCTGCCGCAAGTTGTTGCCGTAATCGAAGACGACGGCCCCACGCTGCTGAAAGGCCAACATCGCCTCGACATGCCGGGCCATCGAAGCCATCGCCGCCTGCTTGAAGGCGACCGGATCGGTCTCGCGCAGGGCCAGGGCCTGGTCCAGGCTCATGCCGGCGGGGTAGTAATAAAGCGGGTCGTGGGCGCTGGTCTGGTCGGTGACCACATCAGGCGTCACCCCACGAGCCACCAGCTCCGGCAGCACGGCGGCGGCGTTGCCGATCAGCCCCACCGAGAGTGGGCGCTGGTCGGCCAGGGCGGCCTCGACGCGGGTCATGGCGTCTTCCAGGTCATCGCTGACTTCGTCCAGATAGCCGGTCTCCAACCGGCGTCGCGCCCGGCCGGCGTCGATCTCCACCACCAGCGCCACACCCTCGTTCATGGTCACGGCCAACGGCTGCGCCCCGCCCATCTCGCCCAACCCGGCCGTGAGCACGAACTTGCCCTTGAGCGACGGCCAACCGTGTTGGGCGGCCAGAGAAGCCAGGGTCTCGTAGGTGCCCTGCAAGATGCCCTGCGTGCCGATGTAGATCCACGAGCCGGCCGTCATCTGCCCGTACATCATCAGGCCCTTGCGATCCAACTCGTCGAAATGCTCCCACGTCGCCCACTTGGGCACCAGGTTCGAGTTGGCGATCAGCACGCGGGGGGCGTCTTCGTGGGTGCGGAAGACGGCCACCGGCTTGCCCGACTGCACGAGCAGGGTTTCATCAGCTTCCAGAGCGCGCAGGCTGGCCAGGATGGCGTCGAAGCACTCCCAGTTGCGCGCCGCCTTGCCCCGCCCGCCGTAGACGATGAGGTGATCGGGGTCCCAGGCCACATCGGGGGCCAGGTTGTGCTGGATCATGCGGTAGGCGGCCTCGATCAACCAGTTCTTGCACGTCAGATCGAGGCCGCGGGGCGGCTGGATGGTGCGGGTAGTGGACATGGGCGGGCAGAGGGTGATGGGGTGGGATGGAGGCGGCGGTCATCGACAGGCCCGGCTCATTTTGCCCTGCCTGGCCCCGGTTGTCCAATATCGGCCCGCCAGCGCATGAACTTCGGACTTGACCGCCGCCTGTCGCCCGGCTAGACTCCACACCATAGCCCCTCGACGCTCCCTGCTCCCCGCCATGACCCTCACCCTTGCCATCCTCCTCAGCCTGCTGATCATCCTGCTGGCGACCGCTTTCCTGCTGCTCTACTGGACGCTGGTCTACCGCCCGCATCCTCGGCTCGAAGGCCGCCTGCTGACGCCCGGCCTGGCCGCGCCCGTGGAGGTGCTGCGCGACCGCTGGGGCGTGCCCCACCTCTACGCCAAATCCGAAGCCGACCTCTGGTTCGCCCAGGGTTTCGTCCACGCCCAGGACCGGCTCTGGCAGATGGAACAGACGCGCCGGGTGGCGGCCGGGCGCATCAGCGAAGGCGTAGGCGAAGAAGGGCTGGCCATCGACCGCCTGGCCCGCATCATCGGCTTCCGCCGCCTGGCCGAGGCCCAGATCGGGCGCCTGAACGATGACGCCGGCGCCGTCCTGGAACGCTACACGGCCGGCGTCAACGCCTATCTGGAGCGATACGGCCGCCGCCTGCCGCTGGAGTTCACCCTGCTGGGGCTAAAGCCGGAGCCGTGGACGCCGGCCGATTCGCTGTGCGTCAGCCTGCTGCTGGGATGGGCGCTCAGCGGCAACTGGCAGGAAGAGCTGACGCGGCTGGGCTTCTACGCGCGCCTGGGGGCCGAGCGCGCCGCCGAACTCCTGCCCGATTACCCGCAAGATAGCCCCACCATCCTCCCCGGCGCGACCACCGGCGGCCTCAGCCAGCGCCTGCTCGACGCCTATCGCCAGATGCAGAGCTACATCGGCCTCACTGCGCCGGGCCAGGGCAGCAACAACTGGGTCGTCAGCGGCGCCCACAGCCTCACCGGGCAGCCGCTGCTGGCCAACGACCCGCATCTCTCGGTCAGTATGCCGGGGTTGTGGCATCTGATCCACCTGGAAGCAGAAAACGGGCGGGGAGATGAAGCCGTGCGGCTGATCGGCGCCGGCATCCCCGGGCTGCCCGGCGTTTTGCTGGGCCACAACGACCACATCGCCTGGGGCGCGACCGCCGCCCTGCCCGACGCCGCCGATCTCTACGTCGAGCAGCGCCATCCCCAGCATCCCACTCGTTTTCAATTTGGCGACGCCTGGGAGGAAGCGCAAAGCTGGGAGGAGGAGATCAGCGTGCGCGGGCGCCGCCAGCCGGTTCGACAGCGCGTCACCATCACCCGGCACGGCCCCATCATCACCGACCTGCTGGCCGAGCACGAGTCCAACTACCCGCCCCTGGCCCTGCGCTGGGTGGGAGCCGAGCCGGGCGCCAGCCTGAATGCCCTGCTCGAACTGGGGAGAGCGAAAAACTGGGAGGAGTTCCGCCGCGCCGCCGCCGACCACCTGACCCCGGCCCTGACCCTGGTCTTTGCCGACCGCGCCGGCGACATCGGGCTGCTGACCGCCGGCAAAACGCCGATCCGCGCCCGCGGCCAGGGGTTGGTTCCTGCGCCTGGATTCACCGCCGACCACGAGTGGACCGGCTTCATCCCCGCCGACGACATGCCCCACAGCCACAACCCGGCCAGCGGGCAGTTGCTCTCGGCCAATAACCGCGTCGTCCCGGATGATTATCCCTACTGGTGGGGCGCCGACACGTACCCGGGCTTTCGCGCCCGCCGCATCGCCGAACTGTTGAACAGCCGCCCGCGCCACTCGACGCGCGATTTCCAGACCTACCAGCTCGACACCTTCACCTATCTGGGACGGGCGATTGCCCCCTATTTCACCCTCATCGACCCCAAAGACCCCTGGGAACGGCGGGCGCAGAAGGCGCTGCTGGAATGGAACTATCGCATGGATGCGGACAGCACCGCCGCCCTCGTCTTCGAGATCACGCTCCACCACCTGCTGCAGATCGTATTCGCCGACAAACTCGGCCCCACCGCCAACGACTTCATTGGCATCCCCCGGCTGCGCGAACTGGGCGGAGGCGCATTTAGCCAGCAGGCGGCGGTCAAGCTGGCCGAGTTGTTGGAGCACGAACAAAGCTGGTGGTTCGGCGAGGGCAGCACCGGCCGGCCCCGCACCCGCGAGGAGGTGCTCGCCCTGGCGCTCAAACGGGCGGTGGTCACGCTCAAGGAAGAGATCAGCGAGGACGCCCGGCGCTGGCATTGGGGCCGGCTACACCAGATCTTCTGGCGGCATCCGCTGGGCGTGCTGCGGCCCCTGCGCGGTCTGCTCAACCGCGGGCCGTTCCCTGTGGGCGGCAGCGCCTCGACCATCAACCACCAGCGCCTCGAATACTCGCTCCCCGTCCGCACCGTTACCGTGGCCCCGATCTTCCGCATGGTGGTGGATGCGGCCAACTGGGACCGCTCGCTCTTCATCCATGCCCCCGGCCAGTCGGGCTTGCCCGGCCATCGCTTCTACGACAACCTGATGCACATCTGGCTCGAAGGCGACATGATCCCCATGTCCTTCTCACGCCAGAAGGTGGAGGAATCGGACCCGCTGTACCGGCTGACCCTGACGCCGTGATGCCCCCTATTCCTTCGGCAACACCAGCAGCGGATCGACCAGATAGCCATAGTCCCGAACCTCGAAATGCAGGTGCGGGCCGGTGGAATTGCCGGTGGAACCGACCACGCCGATGACATCGCCCTTCTTGACGATGTCGCCCTTCTTGACGTAATACTCGCTCAGATGGGCGTAGAGGGTGATGTAGTCGATGCCGTGGTCGATGACGATATGATAGCCGTAGCCGTTATCGCTCCAGGCGGCTTCGATCACCGTGCCGGTGTCGGCGGCCATCACGCTCGTTCCCGGTTTGGTGGCCAGATCAATGGCCATGTGCTTGCCGTGCCGGAAGCCCTGGCTCACCCAGACCTGGCTGCGCTCGACCGGCCAGATGAATTTGCCA encodes:
- a CDS encoding site-specific DNA-methyltransferase — protein: MQQLALFSEATTSRENIAHSAFSHGGVCPDKERQALEARYTALFEETDRFNRKLVSFQANKTEALHGWMKYREGFSADLVELLLVELGVGPGDAVLDPFAGSCTTLLEAKMLGVDATGVELLPHCHLAWEAKARVFAYDLDELRRLRTLIETSEPPEAGEPFPHLAITESAFPEETEREIMNYRRWFERLDLSEDARVLARMLLMSLLESVSYTRKDGQYLRWDERAAKVRRNAERRSANGNTPSTAIHKGPLPTVKQGLLEALTRIIHDVSRLQVDPPSPSRQELIAGNALFVLPQLAEGHFAGVITSPPYANRYDYTRTYALELAFLGVDAGIFDLRQSLLSCTVENKPKLDKLAAHYEQLGQGERFRCIQAIVQANAALAEVNAALINRNRRGEINNRGVLTMIDQYFTELAFVFAELHRLCRRGACVAFVNDNVRYAGEIIPVDALSTNLAEQMGFLPQKIYVLPQRKGNSSQQMGKFGRQALRKSITIWQKPS
- a CDS encoding 2-oxoacid:acceptor oxidoreductase family protein, with protein sequence MAIANELALKPIETYRNERSYPFCPGCGHTLILDQINAALTQLQLDPRQTVLVTDIGCVGLSDQYFVANAFHGLHGRSVAYATGIKLANPELKVIVMMGDGGTGIGGTHLINAARRNIGVTVLVFNNFNFGMTGGEHSVTTPAGMITASTRAGNLESPLDICASVAVNGGGNVYRGTSFDKDLPDRIAEAISYDGFALMDIWELCTAYFVVNNDFGRKEMMGTMGAIGMEAGLVQQLEVKEYAKAMRNQGQKTFGQATLPVRGIEPVFSPRLDHKFHLVMAGSAGAKVRSAAQAVGYAGVLSGLWVTQADDYPTTVKSGHSVSEIIFSPEEIRYTGIDKPDALILLSEDGLGKVRHHLKAMTPDDVLITTDEFANVPTNARKVIVAPQAGGVRITRTNKSLIVTAAALRALDLFPIAALSEAIRRFQPRFADENLPVIEASAGLLPG
- a CDS encoding DUF3782 domain-containing protein, which gives rise to MIYIMDAVIDLSIDRQEVRMPHLTNEEVIELFEYQLPSLLDAYPQLEPRLYLAFLKAFARKEEVAELRAELQEFRVETKDRFDQIDQRFEQVDRRFEQVDQRFEQIDRRFEQVDQRFDKLESRMEAGFADLHKAIDRLGSRWGIRNESLFRQTIQELLGKSFGVQVQSRVLDGEQFDIVICDGQHILVEIAASAGSDMLERLKRKRKLYTAKTGVEPTRIILAVASIHSRRAQLLRDAGIDVVEPEEETSIY
- a CDS encoding GAF domain-containing protein, translated to MSLSLFSSYRQRQLEALLEISRALASRLDLPSLLRTILGYAAEMTTAEVGYIALATPAGALRLTTGYGLPSQVFNALAPYLAQKSPEQGFWNETELRRQLSLIAEASQRPLEQVVALPLVVEGERILGGIFLFRTGSAAFTAGDRSLLRDFADQAAIAVRNARQVDQLRQEKARVETIIENSPNGVMMLDPDLRVTVINRALSRLVDLAPDEARGKTCAEILRLQNATGDHLCLSDEVLPPPTGLWYGEGDIVRPGRKRITVGITYSPIFDRNGNLLNIIATLNDITRFREAEELKSTFISVISHELKTPVSLIKGYASTLTRDDAPLEPEMVRESGRIIEEESNRLNDLINNLLDASRIQAGALKLEVAEVNLARVAGVAIERFRTQTDRHRFELDFPPDLPWVWAEDRRLRQVYDNLLSNAIKYSPGGGLIRVGGWSEDGRVISYVADTGIGIPAEEQESVFERFYRGDSSLRRSTPGVGLGLFLVKAIVEAHGGEVWLQSEPGKGSVFYFALPQAR
- the hutU gene encoding urocanate hydratase, yielding MSTTRTIQPPRGLDLTCKNWLIEAAYRMIQHNLAPDVAWDPDHLIVYGGRGKAARNWECFDAILASLRALEADETLLVQSGKPVAVFRTHEDAPRVLIANSNLVPKWATWEHFDELDRKGLMMYGQMTAGSWIYIGTQGILQGTYETLASLAAQHGWPSLKGKFVLTAGLGEMGGAQPLAVTMNEGVALVVEIDAGRARRRLETGYLDEVSDDLEDAMTRVEAALADQRPLSVGLIGNAAAVLPELVARGVTPDVVTDQTSAHDPLYYYPAGMSLDQALALRETDPVAFKQAAMASMARHVEAMLAFQQRGAVVFDYGNNLRQMAFDFGVEDAFSYPGFVPAYIRPLFCLGKGPFRWVALSGDPADIYRTDEAILDLFPTDAALARWLRMAQKKVRFQGLPSRICWLGYGERAQAGLLFNDLVAAGEVSAPIAIGRDHLDAGSVASPNRETEGMLDGSDAVSDWPILNALINAVGGATWVSFHHGGGVGMGYSQHAGQVIVADGTPAAARRLQRVLTTDPGLGVVRHADAGYPEAVAFARQSGIKLPMAT
- a CDS encoding penicillin acylase family protein; its protein translation is MTLTLAILLSLLIILLATAFLLLYWTLVYRPHPRLEGRLLTPGLAAPVEVLRDRWGVPHLYAKSEADLWFAQGFVHAQDRLWQMEQTRRVAAGRISEGVGEEGLAIDRLARIIGFRRLAEAQIGRLNDDAGAVLERYTAGVNAYLERYGRRLPLEFTLLGLKPEPWTPADSLCVSLLLGWALSGNWQEELTRLGFYARLGAERAAELLPDYPQDSPTILPGATTGGLSQRLLDAYRQMQSYIGLTAPGQGSNNWVVSGAHSLTGQPLLANDPHLSVSMPGLWHLIHLEAENGRGDEAVRLIGAGIPGLPGVLLGHNDHIAWGATAALPDAADLYVEQRHPQHPTRFQFGDAWEEAQSWEEEISVRGRRQPVRQRVTITRHGPIITDLLAEHESNYPPLALRWVGAEPGASLNALLELGRAKNWEEFRRAAADHLTPALTLVFADRAGDIGLLTAGKTPIRARGQGLVPAPGFTADHEWTGFIPADDMPHSHNPASGQLLSANNRVVPDDYPYWWGADTYPGFRARRIAELLNSRPRHSTRDFQTYQLDTFTYLGRAIAPYFTLIDPKDPWERRAQKALLEWNYRMDADSTAALVFEITLHHLLQIVFADKLGPTANDFIGIPRLRELGGGAFSQQAAVKLAELLEHEQSWWFGEGSTGRPRTREEVLALALKRAVVTLKEEISEDARRWHWGRLHQIFWRHPLGVLRPLRGLLNRGPFPVGGSASTINHQRLEYSLPVRTVTVAPIFRMVVDAANWDRSLFIHAPGQSGLPGHRFYDNLMHIWLEGDMIPMSFSRQKVEESDPLYRLTLTP